One genomic region from Rhinoraja longicauda isolate Sanriku21f chromosome 8, sRhiLon1.1, whole genome shotgun sequence encodes:
- the LOC144596187 gene encoding galectin-8-like — MNILKLRRPVIPCTAKFDEELSEESIVVIKGKLTDDPLRFDVNFQRGDHPDADILFHFNPRFKEELEKIIFNSRGPDGWGFQGEKYEKIASRGSPFKLVFMVWSNSFQVSVNGRHILDYPHRLEDWRPDTVIVFGDIQVESIDVLKL, encoded by the exons ATGAACATCCTCAAGCTCCGCCGGCCG GTTATTCCTTGTACTGCAAAATTTGATGAAGAATTAAGTGAAGAGTCAATAGTTGTTATTAAAGGAAAGTTGACTGATGATCCTCTTAG ATTCGATGTTAATTTTCAGAGGGGCGACCACCCTGATGCTGATATTTTATTCCATTTCAATCCCCGCTTTAAAGAGGAACTTGAAAAAATTATCTTTAATTCTCGGGGACCTGATGGCTGGGGATTTCAGGGTGAGAAGTATGAAAAGATTGCTTCCAGAGGCTCACCATTTAAGCTGGTATTTATGGTGTGGAGCAACTCTTTCCAG GTGTCTGTGAATGGTAGACATATCCTGGACTACCCACATCGGTTAGAAGATTGGAGGCCTGACACTGTAATAGTGTTTGGAGATATACAAGTAGAAAGTATTGATGTTCTCAAACTTTGA